Proteins from a genomic interval of Nematostella vectensis chromosome 5, jaNemVect1.1, whole genome shotgun sequence:
- the LOC5505984 gene encoding uncharacterized protein LOC5505984, which yields MESSAYERFDIPLTFAKCGLLERQSVSVASICNGWPAASKVDVKRELKTCIKTKCEEMGIQLPKVEYKRPPTPQPRPPEKPEVVEQRRRQNKFAAMKSRKKRTERINRLRQKTRKYEESIRKHGMVVKKLREEAEQLKQYLISHNCCKNKKASMGKATTSTYNPCFNVSWLPHQQQQQIQMGETSFDRELNNIFTNLY from the exons ATGGAGAGCAGTGCGTATGAAAGATTTGATATTCCATTAACGTTTGCGAAGTGCGGGTTATTAGAAAGACAg AGTGTTTCGGTGGCTTCTATTTGCAATGGCTGGCCAGCCGCAAGTAAAGTCGACGTGAAGCGAGAGTTGAAGACTTGCATTAAAACCAAATGCGAAGAAATGGGTATCCAGCTACCTAAGGTAGAATACAAACGGCCACCAACTCCACAG CCCCGTCCACCAGAGAAACCGGAAGTGGTTGAACAGAGAAGAAGGCAAAATAAGTTCGCAGCTATGAAGTCTCGGAAGAAAAGAACAGAGCGCATCAACCGATTAAGACAA aaaacCAGAAAATATGAAGAATCTATAAGGAAGCATGGAATGGTAGTTAAGAAATTAAGGGAAGAGGCTGAACAACTGAAACAATACCTAATAAGTCATAATTGTTGtaagaataaaaaagcaaGCATGGGTAAAGCAACTACCTCAACTTATAATCCATGCTTTAATGTATCATGGCTTCCTcatcaacagcaacaacagatACAAATGGGAGAAACATCATTTGACAGAGAATTGAACAACATTTTTACAAACCTGTATTAA
- the LOC5505964 gene encoding major facilitator superfamily domain-containing protein 12 has protein sequence MDGISPNSLSFRAKFCYGVGHILNDLCASMWFTYLLVYLHKVVKFSNLAAGALLLIGQVADAIATPIVGIESDRTHNCAYGRRKIWHLIGVLCVTLTFPFIFNLCITCENSSTWALFVYYTPFIIIFQFGWASTQISHLSLIPELTSDEHAKTTLNTIRYGCTVTSNIFVFCVAWFLFETVGAKDTDNLSQKDAPAFTYLVFVLVGTGLVFMVIFHAGVKEPHRTCTYALASCKKSKRSASNWTSWFRERQFYQVGLLYMCTRLIVNITQVYLPMYLISSLELPKSTIAIMPLIVFSSGFVATFMAKPTIHYLGRKGTHLIGLIIILGVSVWFWFLTPNTSQIYGTSVFLGIGGSLLLVTALTLTADLIGNNKETGAFVYGAMSFVDKLSNGIAVQLIQALHPCRDEVCCHECKVFYRWVMVCVAGGAAIVALLALLSLAKTTVGASDSDENDLNTSSSEKLLSSGRECSTLSDSINGTTAMPHTLTPYDPPTCYKYGTIQYDSDKNCKMKEPAVACNQLEHSIRSAHSINSVNTDQDERGR, from the exons ATGGACGGCATTTCACCGAACTCGCTCTCCTTTCGGGCAAAATTTTGCTATGGAGTGGGTCATATACTCAACGATCTGTGTGCCTCGATGTGGTTTACTTATCTTCTTGTCTATCTTCATAAAGTCGTCAAGTTTTCTAATCTCGCAGCCGGGGCATTACTGCTGATCGGCCAAGTAGCGGACGCTATAGCTACCCCAATTGTTGGAATCGAATCGGACAGAACTCATAACTGTGCCTATGGAAGACGGAAAATATGGCATTTGATTGGGGTTCTCTGTGTAACATTGACTTTCccgtttatttttaatttatgtaTAACTTGCGAGAACTCTTCGACGTGGGCGCTATTTGTGTATTACACCCCGTTCATAATAATCTTCCAGTTTGGTTGGGCTTCTACGCAGATATCTCATTTGTCGCTCATCCCAGAACTCACAAGCGACGAACACGCTAAAACCACACTCAACACGATAAG ATATGGCTGCACAGTTACATCTAATATTTTTGTCTTCTGTGTTGCGTGGTTTTTATTTGAAACTGTGGGAGCTAAAGACACAGATAATCTCTCACAGAAGGATGCTCCAGCCTTTACG tatctaGTGTTTGTGTTGGTCGGCACCGGCCTTGTGTTCATGGTAATATTCCATGCTGGTGTTAAAGAACCTCATAGGACTTGTACATATGCCTTGGCATCGTGCAAGAAAAGCAAGCGATCTGCATCTAACTGGACTTCATGGTTTAGAGAACGTCAGTTCTACCAG GTTGGCCTGTTATACATGTGTACTCGTTTGATTGTCAACATCACACAAGTCTATCTGCCAATGTACCTTATCTCATCCCTAGAGCTGCCCAAG AGCACAATTGCCATTATGCCCCTGATTGTCTTTAGCAGTGGATTTGTTGCTACATTCATGGCCAAGCCAACCATTCATTATCTGGGGAGAAAGGGCACTCATCTGATAGGGCTCATAATCATACTGGGTGTCAG TGTTTGGTTTTGGTTCCTTACTCCAAACACCAGCCAGATATATGGCACCAGTGTTTTCCTTGGGATTGGTGGCTCGTTGCTATTGGTTACAGCACTTACTCTTACAGCAGATCTGATTGGCAACAATAAG GAAACTGGAGCATTTGTGTATGGAGCCATGAGTTTTGTGGACAAGTTGTCCAATGGAATTGCAGTTCAACTGATCCAGGCCCTTCACCCGTGCAGAGATGA GGTGTGTTGTCATGAGTGTAAGGTCTTCTACCGctgggtgatggtgtgtgTGGCAGGGGGTGCTGCCATTGTGGCTCTGCTAGCCCTCCTCTCCCTAGCCAAGACAACAGTTGGAGCATCTGACTCGG ATGAGAACGATCTAAACACAAGCAGTAGTGAAAAACTCCTCAGCAGTGGAAGAGAGTGCAGTACACTTTCAGATTCCATAAACGGGACAACAGCCATGCCTCACACCCTCACACCCTATGACCCACCAACATGCTATAAATACGGAACCATACAGTATGATTCAGATAAAAACTGCAAAATGAAGGAGCCTGCAGTGGCTTGTAACCAGCTAGAGCATTCAATACGCTCGGCCCACTCCATAAACTCTGTGAACACTGATCAGGATGAGAGGGGGAGATGA
- the LOC5505965 gene encoding 60S ribosomal protein L36 produces MAPKVEMAVGLQKGHKVTKNVTKPKPSRRKGASNKRVKFVRDVVREVVGFAPYEKRVMELLRIGKDKRALKFCKKRLGTHVRGKRKREEITSVLAAMRKQQQQQQH; encoded by the exons ATGGCACCTAAAGTCGAAATGGCCGTCGGCCTCCAGAAAGGCCACAAGGTTACAAAGAATGTCACAAAACCCAAGCCTTCCAGAAGAAAGGGG GCCAGCAATAAGAGGGTGAAGTTTGTGCGCGACGTTGTTCGTGAAGTTGTTGGCTTTGCACCCTATGAGAAGAGAGTCATGGAATTGCTGAGAATTGGCAAGGACAAGCGTGCTCTTAAATTCTGCAAAAAGAGG cTTGGTACCCATGTCCGTGGCAAGAGGAAGCGTGAGGAGATCACTAGCGTCCTTGCTGCCATGAggaaacaacagcaacagcagcaacacTAA